A portion of the Corynebacterium occultum genome contains these proteins:
- a CDS encoding acetaldehyde dehydrogenase (acetylating), with translation MSQKLKAAIVGPGNIGTDLLIKLLNNSHHIEPIYMVGVDPASDGLKRAAALGLTVSAEGVDWLVAQDPKPDLVFEATSAAAHASNAPKYRAAGIRAIDLTPAAVGPYLCPAVNLDALQAVDNVNMITCGGQATTPIVHAVSSVVDVEYAEVISSISSKSAGPGTRANIDEFIDTTQHALVELGGAKKGKVVLVLNPVEPPMLMRNTVYCALPAAAGEPGALQDRITAAIEERVAEVQAYVPGYQLTAQPQFDQAREDWNGWARVTILIQVRGAADYLPEYAGNLDIITSAAVATADKYAELLALSAS, from the coding sequence ATGTCCCAGAAATTGAAGGCGGCGATCGTTGGTCCGGGTAATATCGGCACCGATCTGCTGATCAAACTGCTCAACAACTCCCACCACATCGAACCGATCTACATGGTCGGTGTCGACCCCGCCTCGGACGGGCTGAAACGCGCCGCCGCGTTGGGACTGACCGTCTCCGCCGAAGGCGTGGACTGGCTGGTCGCCCAGGACCCGAAACCAGACCTGGTGTTCGAGGCGACCTCCGCCGCAGCGCATGCCTCCAACGCCCCGAAGTACCGGGCCGCCGGGATCCGCGCGATTGACCTGACCCCGGCAGCGGTGGGCCCTTACCTGTGCCCCGCGGTCAACCTCGATGCCCTCCAGGCGGTCGACAACGTCAACATGATCACCTGTGGTGGGCAGGCGACCACCCCGATCGTGCATGCCGTGTCCTCGGTCGTCGATGTGGAATACGCCGAGGTGATCTCCTCGATCTCCTCGAAATCCGCCGGCCCCGGTACCCGCGCCAACATCGACGAGTTCATCGACACCACCCAACACGCCCTGGTCGAGTTGGGAGGGGCGAAAAAAGGCAAGGTCGTGCTGGTCCTCAACCCGGTGGAACCCCCGATGCTGATGCGCAACACCGTCTACTGTGCCCTGCCCGCCGCCGCCGGGGAACCCGGTGCCCTCCAGGACCGGATCACCGCCGCCATCGAGGAACGCGTGGCAGAGGTCCAGGCCTATGTGCCCGGTTACCAGCTCACCGCACAGCCGCAGTTTGATCAGGCCCGTGAGGACTGGAACGGGTGGGCGAGGGTGACCATCCTGATTCAGGTTCGTGGGGCCGCGGATTACCTGCCGGAGTATGCCGGCAACCTTGACATCATCACCTCCGCGGCGGTGGCCACCGCCGACAAGTACGCCGAGCTCCTCGCACTCAGCGCTTCCTAG
- a CDS encoding IclR family transcriptional regulator has translation MTAVDTRSSVDKAFSILRAFTTEDTAGVGVSELARRASLSKSTAHRLLSALVQNGAVQRSGEVYRLGSLFTELNKEETTRQADMVSEVLTPFLAALFERTRHTVHLGYLIGTDVSYANKLFSTRGVTTPSRIGGLVPGYATGVGKAIMAYDENLIKAAINKGLTKWTPNTIDDPDEFHRVLTQVRQEGIAYDREEISLGLSCVAAPVFGRGPVPVAAMSLSSSTADFHPEDHIPTLKRITAAASKAFAIAARDLEEE, from the coding sequence GTGACAGCGGTTGATACCCGCAGTTCCGTGGACAAGGCCTTCAGTATTCTCCGTGCCTTCACCACCGAAGACACCGCCGGCGTCGGTGTAAGTGAGCTGGCCCGCCGAGCAAGCCTCTCCAAGTCGACGGCACACCGCCTGCTCAGTGCCCTGGTTCAGAATGGTGCGGTGCAGCGTTCCGGGGAGGTCTACCGCCTGGGGTCTCTCTTCACCGAGTTGAACAAGGAAGAGACCACCCGCCAGGCCGACATGGTCTCGGAGGTTCTCACCCCCTTCCTGGCCGCGCTCTTTGAGCGCACCCGCCACACGGTTCATCTGGGTTATCTCATTGGCACGGATGTCTCCTACGCCAATAAGCTCTTCTCCACCCGGGGAGTCACCACTCCCTCGAGGATCGGGGGCCTGGTACCCGGTTACGCCACCGGTGTGGGCAAGGCGATCATGGCCTATGACGAGAACCTGATTAAGGCGGCCATCAATAAAGGGCTGACCAAGTGGACGCCGAACACCATTGATGATCCCGATGAGTTCCATCGGGTTCTGACGCAGGTGCGTCAGGAGGGCATCGCCTATGACCGGGAGGAGATCTCCCTCGGCCTGAGTTGTGTGGCTGCACCGGTTTTCGGTCGGGGTCCGGTGCCGGTGGCAGCGATGTCACTGTCCAGCTCCACCGCAGACTTCCACCCCGAGGATCACATCCCCACCCTGAAGCGGATCACCGCGGCTGCCTCCAAGGCTTTCGCGATCGCTGCCCGTGATCTGGAGGAGGAATAG
- a CDS encoding VOC family protein produces the protein MSVPQPIQLKHDRIYVNLPVDDLFAQREFYLALGFRQNLQFSDENTVSFEVTEHIVLMLLEREKFNSFHDRESVPAQGPREVLNALDVGSRKDVNELIRRVRQAGGKVTREPEEQGPMYGAAFDDLEGHGWELFWMDPTAL, from the coding sequence ATGAGCGTCCCGCAACCCATCCAACTCAAACACGACCGCATCTACGTCAACCTGCCGGTCGATGATCTTTTCGCCCAACGGGAGTTTTACCTGGCCCTGGGTTTTCGGCAGAATCTCCAGTTCAGCGATGAAAACACCGTCTCCTTCGAGGTCACTGAGCATATTGTGCTCATGCTCCTGGAGCGGGAGAAGTTCAACTCCTTCCACGATAGGGAGAGCGTTCCGGCCCAGGGACCGCGTGAGGTGCTCAACGCGCTTGATGTGGGAAGCCGGAAGGATGTCAATGAACTGATCCGTCGGGTGCGTCAGGCTGGGGGCAAGGTCACCCGGGAGCCGGAGGAACAGGGGCCGATGTATGGTGCCGCCTTCGATGACCTGGAAGGACATGGCTGGGAGCTCTTCTGGATGGATCCGACGGCCCTCTAG
- a CDS encoding 2-keto-4-pentenoate hydratase has translation MPINDVESAVDALLQAENRREERGRVTTEWPGLDAGTAYEVQRTLIEAKIAAGEEIVGFKLGLTSKAKQEQMNVDAPLSGWLTDAHQCCNGEPVKVANYIHPRIEPEIAFILGRELKGPNCTRDDVKEATSHITAAFEIIDSRYRDFNFALPDVIADNASSAGFILGKTHIKVGEFDLINEPVELLVDGEVQATATGAAVLGDPAQAVVDAVNEIATRGQSLPAGTIVLTGALTDAVFLNPGSKYTARFKSLGEITVNCL, from the coding sequence ATGCCGATCAATGATGTTGAATCCGCAGTGGACGCACTGCTTCAGGCTGAAAACCGCCGCGAAGAGCGCGGTCGGGTCACCACGGAGTGGCCGGGCCTGGATGCGGGGACCGCCTATGAGGTGCAGCGCACATTGATCGAGGCAAAGATTGCCGCCGGAGAAGAGATCGTGGGTTTCAAACTCGGCTTGACCAGCAAAGCCAAGCAGGAGCAGATGAATGTCGATGCGCCGCTGAGCGGCTGGCTCACCGACGCCCATCAGTGCTGCAATGGTGAACCCGTCAAGGTCGCCAACTACATCCACCCGCGCATCGAACCCGAGATCGCTTTCATTCTCGGCCGGGAACTCAAGGGGCCGAACTGCACCCGTGACGATGTCAAGGAAGCCACCTCCCACATCACCGCCGCCTTCGAGATCATCGACTCCCGCTACCGTGACTTCAACTTCGCACTCCCGGATGTTATCGCGGACAATGCCTCCTCCGCAGGGTTCATCCTCGGCAAAACCCACATCAAGGTCGGCGAGTTTGACCTGATCAATGAGCCGGTGGAATTGCTTGTCGACGGCGAGGTGCAGGCCACCGCCACCGGTGCCGCCGTCCTCGGCGACCCGGCACAGGCAGTGGTTGATGCGGTCAATGAGATCGCCACCCGTGGCCAGTCCCTGCCCGCGGGTACCATCGTGCTCACTGGGGCGCTGACGGACGCGGTGTTCCTCAATCCCGGGTCGAAGTACACCGCCCGCTTCAAGAGCCTCGGTGAAATCACCGTCAACTGCCTCTGA
- a CDS encoding thiamine pyrophosphate-binding protein, producing the protein MYSISEGIARILIPRVDHFFGLMGNGNAWFVDALDRLGHGIIPVRHEVASVAAADAYHRVSRRLAVATTTYGAGFTNTLTALADAALSRTPLILVVGTEPSTGPRDFDVDQQALARAVGVDTFTVHPGDVGEVTLRAWRHALEHRIPVVLEIPYDLAAAPAIDPQLEAAYSYEPAPGKVVDTPDVSELVKALSGAKHPLLLAGRGARGASQSIRDLADLLHADVATSAPARGLFNASGNFRDLGVCGGFAAEGSAAEIRRADVVLVLGAGLNQFTMAFGEAFGESARVFQVDLAAAATHPRVDDFQQGDAAAVSAEVLAQLHARGYEAGERFHLVADPQARPAGDELAPDGRLDPRSLMRELNQILPAEKLIATDGGHFIGWPNTYLDLAGPDNIVLLGTAFQSIGLGFPTAVGVAAAAGEEKLAVLVTGDGGGVMALADAETFIRTAHRGLVIVLNDAAYGAEIHQYGSRGLRETAMLIPEINFAAVLGALGAETKVVRELGDLRDFREWLERGEPGTYVLDCRISPNVIAPYMQEIISR; encoded by the coding sequence GTGTACTCAATCTCAGAAGGCATCGCCCGCATCCTCATTCCCCGGGTGGATCATTTCTTCGGCCTCATGGGAAATGGCAACGCCTGGTTCGTGGATGCCCTGGATCGGCTGGGGCACGGCATCATCCCCGTTCGTCATGAGGTGGCCAGCGTCGCCGCCGCTGACGCCTACCATCGGGTGAGCCGCCGACTGGCGGTGGCCACCACCACCTATGGTGCGGGTTTCACCAACACCCTCACCGCGCTTGCCGACGCCGCGCTTTCCCGGACCCCACTCATCCTCGTCGTCGGCACGGAGCCCAGCACCGGCCCCCGGGACTTCGACGTCGACCAGCAGGCGCTCGCCCGCGCCGTGGGTGTGGACACCTTCACCGTCCACCCCGGGGATGTCGGGGAGGTGACCCTGCGGGCCTGGCGTCATGCCCTGGAACACCGAATTCCCGTGGTGCTGGAGATCCCCTATGACCTGGCTGCGGCTCCCGCCATTGATCCGCAGCTGGAAGCTGCCTACAGCTATGAACCGGCACCCGGGAAAGTGGTCGACACCCCTGATGTCAGCGAGCTGGTGAAAGCACTGTCCGGGGCGAAACATCCCCTCCTCCTGGCGGGCCGCGGTGCCCGTGGGGCGTCGCAAAGCATCCGGGACCTGGCGGATCTGCTGCACGCCGATGTGGCCACCAGCGCCCCGGCCCGAGGCCTTTTCAATGCCTCCGGAAACTTTCGGGACCTCGGTGTCTGCGGTGGTTTTGCGGCGGAAGGCTCCGCTGCAGAGATTCGTCGTGCTGATGTGGTGCTGGTGCTCGGTGCCGGTCTCAACCAGTTCACCATGGCCTTCGGGGAGGCCTTCGGGGAAAGCGCCAGGGTGTTTCAGGTGGATCTGGCCGCGGCAGCCACCCATCCCAGGGTGGATGATTTCCAGCAGGGGGATGCGGCCGCGGTGAGCGCGGAGGTGCTGGCGCAACTGCATGCGCGGGGATATGAGGCGGGGGAGCGGTTCCACCTGGTGGCTGATCCGCAGGCCCGTCCCGCGGGGGATGAACTGGCCCCGGATGGTCGCCTGGATCCGCGCAGCCTGATGCGGGAACTCAACCAGATCCTGCCCGCCGAGAAACTCATCGCCACCGATGGTGGGCACTTCATCGGTTGGCCGAACACCTATCTGGACCTGGCGGGCCCGGACAATATTGTCCTGCTCGGCACTGCCTTCCAGTCCATTGGGCTGGGTTTTCCGACGGCCGTGGGTGTCGCCGCCGCAGCCGGTGAGGAGAAGCTGGCGGTGCTGGTCACCGGTGACGGTGGGGGAGTGATGGCATTGGCCGATGCCGAAACCTTCATCCGCACCGCCCACCGCGGCCTGGTCATCGTCCTCAATGATGCCGCCTATGGTGCCGAGATTCACCAGTACGGCAGCAGAGGCCTGCGAGAAACTGCGATGCTGATCCCGGAGATCAACTTCGCTGCTGTCCTGGGGGCGCTCGGGGCGGAAACGAAGGTGGTGCGGGAACTGGGCGATCTCCGGGATTTCCGGGAGTGGCTGGAGCGCGGGGAGCCAGGCACCTATGTTCTGGACTGCCGCATCTCCCCGAATGTCATCGCCCCCTACATGCAGGAGATCATCAGCCGCTGA
- a CDS encoding 2-keto-4-pentenoate hydratase, whose product MTTVTSAVLQSVAEDFLAAYTTGEPITPPRETIPGLDLAGAYRIQQLQEEAFTTQGRTVVGRKIGLTSLAMQRQLGVDSPDFGFFTDDLVYHQGANIKVDQFIAPKVEPELAFILAHDLPADASFEQVAAAIGSTHLAIEIIDSRVEDWNIALVDTVADNASCGAVIIDPNPIDVPTADLPGVTARMLIDGELAGQGSGADVMGHPLAPLQWLATTLGEQGVGLHAGDIILTGSFCGAAPVIAGQHVEIDYGPHGTLSASFS is encoded by the coding sequence ATGACAACTGTTACTAGTGCTGTTCTGCAGTCCGTGGCCGAGGATTTCCTGGCCGCGTACACCACCGGTGAACCGATCACCCCTCCCAGGGAAACCATCCCGGGCCTGGACCTGGCCGGTGCCTACCGGATCCAGCAACTCCAGGAAGAAGCCTTCACCACCCAGGGCCGTACCGTTGTCGGACGCAAGATTGGTCTGACCTCGTTGGCTATGCAGCGCCAGCTCGGTGTCGACAGCCCCGACTTCGGATTCTTCACTGATGACCTCGTCTACCACCAGGGTGCGAACATCAAGGTGGACCAGTTCATCGCCCCGAAGGTCGAACCCGAACTCGCGTTCATCCTCGCCCACGACCTGCCCGCGGACGCCTCCTTCGAACAGGTCGCCGCCGCGATCGGAAGCACCCACCTCGCGATCGAGATCATCGACTCCCGTGTCGAAGACTGGAACATCGCCCTGGTGGACACCGTCGCCGACAACGCCTCCTGCGGCGCGGTCATCATCGACCCCAACCCCATCGACGTGCCCACCGCGGACCTGCCGGGTGTCACCGCCCGGATGCTGATCGACGGTGAACTCGCCGGTCAGGGCAGCGGTGCGGATGTCATGGGCCATCCCCTGGCACCGCTGCAGTGGCTGGCCACCACCCTCGGGGAACAAGGTGTCGGCCTGCATGCCGGGGACATCATCCTCACCGGTAGTTTCTGCGGTGCCGCCCCCGTCATCGCCGGCCAGCACGTCGAGATCGACTACGGCCCCCACGGCACCCTCAGCGCCTCCTTCAGCTAA
- a CDS encoding alpha/beta fold hydrolase: MTTAQIPDYKTDSFFGLEDQWLETAPGEITHYHDLGEGAPILFLHGSGTGVTAAANWWLNLPELSEVGRCIAIDSIGYGQTVVPEGTEYGIREWVRHAVRVLDALGIEKTWIVGNSLGGWLAFQFAIDYPERLLGVVSMGTGGAKLTGALQGHSNPTLTEEGIRETLEKFVVDKSLVTDELVSLRYQSALNDTASDRLKEVVTARDRDRTELPLDFDVLAKLDLPVLLIHGVQDVVIPVQRTWDILNIIPHADAHIFSQCGHWSQVERAEEFNQVIKSWLSTRI; encoded by the coding sequence ATGACTACCGCGCAGATTCCTGATTACAAGACAGATTCCTTCTTCGGCCTCGAGGACCAGTGGCTCGAGACCGCTCCCGGTGAAATCACCCACTATCACGACCTGGGCGAGGGTGCCCCGATCCTGTTCCTCCACGGCTCGGGTACCGGTGTCACCGCTGCCGCCAACTGGTGGCTGAACCTCCCGGAGCTTTCGGAAGTTGGCCGCTGCATCGCGATCGACTCCATCGGCTACGGACAGACCGTGGTCCCGGAGGGCACCGAGTACGGCATCCGTGAGTGGGTCCGCCACGCCGTGCGTGTCCTGGATGCCCTGGGCATCGAGAAGACCTGGATCGTGGGCAACTCTCTCGGCGGTTGGTTGGCCTTCCAGTTCGCCATCGATTATCCGGAGCGCCTGCTGGGCGTGGTGTCGATGGGAACCGGTGGAGCCAAGCTCACCGGTGCGCTCCAGGGTCACTCCAACCCCACTCTGACCGAGGAAGGCATCCGCGAGACCCTCGAGAAGTTCGTGGTGGACAAGTCGCTGGTCACCGATGAACTGGTCAGCCTGCGCTACCAGTCCGCCCTGAATGACACGGCCTCCGACCGACTCAAGGAGGTTGTGACAGCCCGGGACCGGGATCGCACGGAACTGCCCTTGGATTTCGATGTGCTGGCCAAGCTTGACCTGCCGGTGCTGCTGATCCACGGTGTGCAGGATGTGGTCATCCCGGTGCAGCGCACCTGGGACATCCTCAACATCATCCCCCACGCTGATGCCCACATCTTCAGCCAGTGTGGCCACTGGTCCCAGGTGGAGCGTGCCGAGGAATTCAACCAGGTGATCAAGTCCTGGCTGTCCACCCGGATCTGA
- a CDS encoding 3-carboxyethylcatechol 2,3-dioxygenase, producing MSVSLIAMSHSPLLGINDPQPEVDAALNVAFDEARKKVAEFNPDLVIVFTPDHFNGFFYDLLPQYCIGYTAESMGDYKTTAGPLNVPVELAEELGQFVIDHGVDVAISREMVIDHGGAQPLEILLGGLDTKPVIPIFVNGVARPFAPMERIRQLGELVGEWAQGRDERILMIASGGLSHDPPLPRWEIATEQQKDFLLHGHPDQADRDAREARVVSAGQKATTATGIIDINPEWDRKFMADCTAAAQDTTLFDSYTADQMDEDAGHSSHEVRTWVAGFSALAKANGNFQVDYEFYRPIPEFVAGFGLMYAK from the coding sequence ATGAGCGTTTCCCTAATCGCCATGTCCCACAGTCCGCTGCTGGGAATCAACGACCCCCAGCCGGAGGTCGACGCTGCGCTCAACGTCGCCTTCGATGAAGCGCGTAAGAAGGTCGCGGAATTCAACCCGGACCTGGTGATCGTCTTCACCCCTGATCACTTCAATGGTTTCTTCTATGATCTGCTTCCCCAGTACTGCATCGGTTACACCGCTGAATCCATGGGTGACTACAAGACCACCGCTGGCCCGCTGAACGTCCCGGTGGAACTGGCTGAGGAATTGGGTCAGTTCGTCATCGACCACGGTGTCGACGTCGCCATCTCCCGCGAGATGGTCATCGACCACGGTGGTGCTCAGCCTCTGGAGATCCTGCTCGGCGGCCTCGACACCAAGCCGGTCATCCCGATCTTCGTCAACGGAGTCGCCCGTCCCTTCGCCCCGATGGAGCGCATCCGTCAGCTCGGTGAGCTAGTGGGGGAGTGGGCACAGGGACGCGATGAACGAATCCTCATGATCGCCTCCGGTGGCCTCTCCCATGACCCGCCGCTGCCGCGTTGGGAGATCGCCACTGAGCAGCAGAAGGACTTCCTGCTCCACGGCCACCCCGACCAGGCTGACCGCGACGCCCGCGAGGCACGGGTGGTATCCGCCGGTCAGAAGGCCACCACCGCCACCGGCATCATCGACATCAACCCGGAGTGGGACCGGAAGTTCATGGCGGACTGCACTGCGGCCGCCCAGGACACCACCCTCTTCGATTCCTACACCGCTGATCAGATGGATGAGGATGCCGGCCATTCCTCCCACGAGGTCCGCACCTGGGTTGCCGGGTTCTCGGCACTGGCCAAGGCCAACGGAAACTTCCAGGTCGACTACGAGTTCTACCGTCCGATCCCTGAGTTCGTCGCCGGCTTCGGCCTGATGTACGCGAAGTAA
- a CDS encoding 50S ribosomal protein L25/general stress protein Ctc, whose amino-acid sequence MSTQYPTVPAAIRTEFGKGFARRLRVAGQVPGVVYGPTTEPIHFSVDRIALTAVVRNDGVNAVIELDVEGEKHLTMIKHIDQNVLTFDIDHIDLLAIKRGEKVEVEVPLLLEGESTPGTLAVQETDTIRIEADVLNIPEELTFSVEGLDVGERITAVDIAIGDATLIDEADLLIATIVYPEVEEEETAEGEEEAAADKE is encoded by the coding sequence ATGTCTACACAGTACCCCACCGTCCCGGCCGCTATCCGTACCGAGTTCGGCAAGGGCTTCGCCCGTCGCCTGCGCGTCGCCGGCCAGGTCCCCGGCGTCGTCTACGGCCCGACCACCGAACCGATCCACTTCTCCGTGGATCGCATCGCCCTGACCGCCGTCGTCCGTAACGACGGCGTCAACGCTGTCATCGAGCTGGATGTTGAGGGCGAGAAGCACCTCACCATGATCAAGCACATCGATCAGAACGTCCTGACCTTCGACATCGACCACATCGACCTGCTCGCCATCAAGCGTGGCGAGAAGGTTGAGGTTGAGGTTCCGCTGCTGCTCGAGGGCGAGTCGACCCCGGGCACCCTGGCCGTCCAGGAGACCGACACCATCCGCATTGAGGCTGACGTCCTCAACATTCCGGAAGAGCTCACCTTCTCCGTGGAGGGCCTGGATGTCGGCGAGCGCATCACCGCCGTCGACATCGCCATCGGCGATGCCACCCTGATTGATGAGGCTGATCTGCTGATCGCCACCATCGTCTACCCGGAGGTCGAGGAAGAGGAGACCGCTGAGGGCGAAGAAGAGGCAGCTGCCGATAAGGAGTAA
- the mhpA gene encoding bifunctional 3-(3-hydroxy-phenyl)propionate/3-hydroxycinnamic acid hydroxylase MhpA: MSAVIETDVLIAGTGPTGLVLANLLGARGVNVTLVEKRAELIDYPRGVGLDDESYRTIQAMDLIEEISPYTLPHHVMRVVNGKGEVIMTNDPQGEPFGFPRKFGFLQPLVDRTMFEGLARYPNVRTIFGAELSGLEDTGEGVTAQINHCTGEEGENPTGESTTINARFHVGCEGGRSFTRKWMGVDFEGVSPSTRWVVIDVRNDPLGIPNVYLGADPNRPYVSIGLPHGVRRFEFLLFDDEPNERVEDNAFVTSLLHEHLPEGIELDIIRRRVFTHHGRVASDFRKGNVMIAGDAAHLMPVWMGQGFNSGVRDATNLAWKLDTVLKGLADDTLLDTYSQERRDHAKAMVDLSLAMGNMIKPTDKRIAFGRDVIARAANLSPQVKSYFSDMKFKPMPRYGRGVVVDQETLAAGTAKRKICTDRIPKLIPLRNALRKDSAVGTQFIQPRVTFEGEEKLLDDAIGTGFTILSWGMDPANLLSEESRRDINAKGVQLVCAVSPNQVEWAREQCAATGTLVVLDDSGALKKWFDNASVGSVVIRPDRFIAAACLNGDLPRAIKAVSHAASLKNKAPVTPAENKTLKAVG; encoded by the coding sequence ATGTCCGCTGTCATTGAAACTGATGTCCTGATCGCCGGCACCGGCCCCACCGGCCTGGTTCTGGCTAACCTCCTTGGCGCCCGAGGCGTCAACGTCACTCTTGTGGAGAAGCGTGCCGAGCTGATCGACTATCCGCGTGGGGTGGGTCTGGATGATGAGTCCTACCGCACCATTCAGGCGATGGATCTGATCGAGGAGATCAGCCCCTACACCCTCCCCCACCACGTGATGCGTGTGGTCAACGGAAAGGGCGAGGTCATCATGACCAATGACCCGCAGGGCGAGCCGTTCGGCTTCCCCCGCAAGTTCGGCTTCCTCCAGCCACTGGTGGACCGGACCATGTTCGAGGGCCTGGCCCGTTACCCCAACGTCCGGACCATCTTCGGGGCCGAATTGAGCGGCCTGGAGGACACCGGTGAAGGTGTCACCGCCCAGATCAACCACTGCACCGGCGAAGAGGGCGAGAACCCCACCGGTGAGAGCACCACCATCAACGCCCGTTTCCATGTCGGCTGCGAGGGAGGCCGTTCCTTCACCCGCAAGTGGATGGGTGTGGACTTCGAAGGTGTCTCCCCATCCACCCGCTGGGTGGTCATCGATGTCCGCAATGATCCGCTGGGTATCCCCAATGTCTACCTCGGTGCTGACCCCAACCGCCCCTATGTTTCCATCGGCCTGCCGCACGGCGTGCGCCGCTTCGAGTTCCTCCTCTTCGATGATGAGCCGAATGAACGCGTCGAGGACAACGCCTTCGTCACCTCCCTGCTGCATGAGCATCTGCCGGAGGGCATCGAGCTGGACATCATCCGCCGCCGGGTGTTCACCCACCACGGCCGGGTGGCCTCTGACTTCCGCAAGGGCAATGTGATGATCGCCGGTGACGCCGCACACCTGATGCCGGTGTGGATGGGCCAGGGCTTCAACTCCGGTGTCCGTGATGCCACCAACCTGGCCTGGAAACTGGATACCGTGCTCAAGGGTCTGGCCGATGACACCCTGCTGGACACCTACAGCCAGGAGCGCCGGGACCACGCCAAGGCGATGGTCGATCTCTCTCTGGCGATGGGCAACATGATCAAGCCCACCGACAAGAGGATCGCTTTCGGACGCGATGTGATCGCTCGCGCCGCCAACCTTTCCCCGCAGGTCAAGAGCTACTTCTCAGACATGAAGTTCAAGCCTATGCCGCGTTATGGTCGGGGTGTCGTCGTCGATCAGGAAACCCTGGCGGCCGGCACCGCCAAGCGCAAGATCTGCACGGATCGCATTCCGAAGCTGATCCCGCTGCGCAATGCCCTACGCAAGGATTCCGCCGTGGGCACCCAGTTCATTCAGCCGCGGGTCACCTTCGAAGGTGAGGAAAAGCTGCTTGACGACGCCATCGGCACCGGCTTCACGATCCTGTCCTGGGGCATGGATCCGGCCAACCTGCTCAGCGAGGAATCCCGCAGGGACATCAACGCCAAGGGGGTGCAGCTGGTTTGCGCTGTTTCCCCGAACCAGGTCGAATGGGCGCGGGAGCAGTGCGCTGCCACCGGCACCCTTGTGGTTCTCGATGACTCCGGTGCCCTGAAGAAGTGGTTCGACAACGCCAGCGTCGGTTCCGTGGTGATCCGTCCGGACCGTTTCATCGCCGCCGCCTGCCTCAACGGTGATCTGCCCCGTGCCATCAAGGCCGTGAGCCATGCAGCCAGCCTGAAGAACAAGGCTCCGGTCACCCCAGCTGAGAACAAGACCCTCAAGGCCGTCGGCTGA
- the dmpG gene encoding 4-hydroxy-2-oxovalerate aldolase: MSTTIRLNDSTLRDGSHAVRHQYTTDQVRRVVRALDDAHVEMIEVTHGDGLGGSTFNYGFSRTDELDLIEAAVDEARHAKIAALLLPGVGTIADLKEAALRGVSVVRIATHCSEADVAIQHFQAAREMGLETGGFLMLSHRLAPAELAAQARIMVDAGCECVFVVDSAGHLIMEQAADRVRAVLDEVGGDAEVGFHGHQNLSFGVANSLLAVREGATQVDGTLYGLGAGAGNAPLEVLATVFDRLGMDIGGVDVTGLQNAAEEVLRPMVERLPMMDRGSIVQGQMGVYNSFLFHAERASQRYGVPAQDILREIGRRGYVGGQEDMLIDVAVELQQRSLNMVS, encoded by the coding sequence ATGAGCACCACAATTCGTCTCAATGACTCCACCCTGCGTGATGGTTCCCATGCGGTGCGCCACCAGTACACCACCGACCAGGTCCGTCGGGTGGTCCGCGCCCTCGATGACGCCCACGTCGAGATGATCGAGGTCACCCACGGTGACGGGCTGGGGGGATCGACGTTTAACTACGGGTTCTCCCGCACCGATGAACTCGACCTGATCGAAGCAGCCGTCGATGAGGCCCGCCACGCCAAGATCGCCGCGCTGTTGCTGCCCGGGGTGGGGACGATCGCGGATCTCAAGGAAGCCGCCCTGCGGGGGGTGTCGGTGGTGCGGATCGCGACGCATTGTTCGGAGGCGGATGTTGCCATCCAGCATTTTCAGGCCGCCCGGGAGATGGGGTTGGAGACCGGTGGGTTTTTGATGCTCTCGCATCGCCTGGCCCCGGCCGAGTTGGCGGCCCAGGCCAGGATCATGGTGGATGCGGGGTGTGAGTGTGTGTTCGTGGTCGATTCCGCGGGGCATCTGATCATGGAGCAGGCCGCGGATCGGGTCCGTGCGGTCCTGGATGAGGTTGGTGGGGATGCGGAGGTCGGGTTCCATGGGCATCAGAATTTGAGCTTCGGGGTGGCTAATTCCCTGCTCGCGGTGCGGGAGGGTGCCACCCAGGTTGACGGGACCTTGTATGGGTTGGGTGCGGGTGCGGGTAATGCGCCGTTGGAGGTGTTGGCGACGGTGTTTGATCGGTTGGGGATGGATATCGGTGGGGTGGATGTCACCGGGTTGCAAAACGCTGCGGAGGAGGTGTTGCGTCCGATGGTGGAGCGGTTGCCGATGATGGATCGGGGGTCGATCGTGCAGGGACAGATGGGGGTGTACAACTCTTTCCTGTTCCATGCGGAACGGGCCTCGCAGCGGTATGGGGTACCCGCGCAGGATATCCTGCGCGAGATCGGGCGTCGGGGGTATGTCGGTGGGCAGGAAGACATGCTCATCGACGTCGCCGTCGAACTACAGCAGCGTTCCCTCAACATGGTCAGCTGA